A window from Macaca nemestrina isolate mMacNem1 chromosome 8, mMacNem.hap1, whole genome shotgun sequence encodes these proteins:
- the LOC105481960 gene encoding serine/threonine-protein phosphatase 2A catalytic subunit beta isoform isoform X2, with amino-acid sequence MELFRIGGKSPDTNYLFMGDYVDRGYYSVETVTLLVALKVRYPERITILRGNHESRQITQVYGFYDECLRKYGNANVWKYFTDLFDYLPLTALVDGQIFCLHGGLSPSIDTLDHIRALDRLQEVPHEGPMCDLLWSDPDDRGGWGISPRGAGYTFGQDISETFNHANGLTLVSRAHQLVMEGYNWCHDRNVVTIFSAPNYCYRCGNQAAIMELDDTLKYSFLQFDPAPRRGEPHVTRRTPDYFL; translated from the exons ATGGAACTCTTTAGAATTGGTGGAAAATCACCAGATACAAACTACTTATTCATGGGTGACTATGTAGACAGAGGATATTATTCAGTGGAGACTGTGACTCTTCTTGTAGCATTAAAG GTGCGTTATCCAGAACGCATTACAATATTGAGAGGAAATCACGAAAGCCGACAAATTACCCAAGTATATGGCTTTTATGATGAATGTCTGCGAAAGTATGGGAATGCCAACgtttggaaatattttacagATCTCTTTGATTATCTTCCACTTACAGCTTTAGTAGATGGacag ATATTCTGCCTCCATGGTGGCCTCTCTCCATCCATAGACACACTGGATCATATAAGAGCCCTGGATCGCTTACAGGAAGTTCCACATGAG GGCCCAATGTGTGATCTGTTATGGTCAGATCCAGATGATCGTGGTGGATGGGGTATTTCACCACGTGGTGCTGGCTACACATTTGGACAagacatttctgaaacatttaaCCACGCCAATGGTCTCACACTGGTTTCTCGTGCCCACCAGCTTGTAATGGAG GGATACAATTGGTGTCATGATCGGAATGTGGTTACTATTTTCAGTGCACCCAATTACTGTTACCGTTGTGGGAACCAGGCTGCTATCATGGAATTAGATGacactttaaaatattcctt CCTTCAGTTTGACCCAGCGCCTCGTCGTGGCGAGCCTCATGTTACACGGCGCACCCCAGACTACTTCCTATAA